In the Pseudomonadota bacterium genome, GGAGGTGATCTCATGGCTCGGACATTTTGGCTCGCCGTTCTCCTCGCGTCGGCCCTCTTCCCGCTCGGGTGCGGCGACGACGACTCGATAGGCGGCGAGGGGGAAACGGACTCCGATTCGGACACGGATTCGGATGGAGATTCGGACACGGACTCCGACTCCGACACGGACACGGACTCCGACACGGACACCGACTCGGACACGGATCCGGAAACGATCACGGCGCAGGTCGAGTTCCAGACGTCGATGGGCGACTTCGTGATCGGGCTCTACGGCAACGAGATGCCGATCACGGTCGAGAACTTCCTCGCGTACGTGAACGACGGGTTCTACGACGGGTTCATCTTCCACCGCGTCATCGCGGACTTCATGATCCAGGGCGGCGGCTTCGACGAGGAGCTGATGGCGCAACCGACAGACCCGGCCATCGAGCTCGAGATCTCCGACTGGATATCCCACCAGCCAGGCGTGATCGG is a window encoding:
- a CDS encoding peptidylprolyl isomerase, yielding MARTFWLAVLLASALFPLGCGDDDSIGGEGETDSDSDTDSDGDSDTDSDSDTDTDSDTDTDSDTDPETITAQVEFQTSMGDFVIGLYGNEMPITVENFLAYVNDGFYDGFIFHRVIADFMIQGGGFDEELMAQPTDPAIELEISDWISHQPGVIG